A region from the Gossypium hirsutum isolate 1008001.06 chromosome A08, Gossypium_hirsutum_v2.1, whole genome shotgun sequence genome encodes:
- the LOC107951271 gene encoding ETO1-like protein 1 encodes MRAFLPSDSCKETQLNAINPQSWLQVERGKFSKLSSSCTTASSSIESFIKVPEPPIVPFFKPVDYVEVLAQIHEELESCSLQERSNLYLLQFQIFRGLGETKLMRGSLRSAWQKAGTVHERLVFVAWLKYEKQGEELIVDLLATCNKCAQEFGPMDVASQFPVEVDGASQETVVTDGEKSLKNVNFWIGDEKIVCRRQKIASLSAPFHAMLNGYFNESLCEDIDLSENNISPLGLRTISVFSVTGCLSDVPPDLLLEILVFANKFCCERLKDACDRKLASSVCTKDDAVELMEYAIEENSPVLAASCLQVFLHELPDCLNDERVVEIFSHADRQQRLIMAGQACFSLYCLLSEVAMNLDPRSDNTVCFLEQLIESAETDRQRLLAFHQLGCVRLLRKEYDEAESLFERAVGLGHVYSIAGLARLGYIKGHKLWSYEKLSSVISSVNPLGWMYQERSLYCEGDKRWEDLEKATELDPTLTYPYMYRAASLTMKQNVQAALGEINRVLGFKLALECLELRFCLYLANEDYKAALRDVQVILTLSPDYRMFEGRVAASQLRTLVHEHVDNWTTADCWMQLYDRWSSVDDIGSLSVIYQMLESGEAKGVLYFRQSLLLLRLNCPDAAMRSLELACQHASNEHERLVYEGWILYDTGHCEEALGKAEESIRTKRSFEAFFLKAYALADSSMDFSCSSTVISLLENALKCPSDNLRKGQALNNLGSVYVDCGKLDLAADCYINALKIRHTRAHQGLARVHFLRNNKAAAYEEMTKLIEKAKNNASAYEKRSEYCDRDLTKADLEMVTQLDPLRVYPYRYRAAVLMDSSKEKEAIAELSRAIAFKADLHLLHLRAAFHEHVGDVLAALRDCRAALSIDPNHQEMLELHSRVNSHEP; translated from the exons ATGAGGGCTTTCCTTCCATCTGATTCATGTAAAGAAACACAGCTCAATGCCATTAATCCTCAGTCTTGGCTCCAAGTTGAAAGAGGGAAATTTTCCAAACTATCATCTTCATGTACCACCGCCTCTTCATccat AGAATCATTTATCAAGGTTCCTGAGCCACCCATAGTGCCATTCTTTAAACCTGTTGATTATGTAGAAGTCTTAGCTCAAATTCATGAAGAACTCGAATCGTGTTCTTTGCAAGAGAGGTCGAATCTGTATTTATTACAATTTCAGATCTTTAGAGGGCTTGGGGAAACCAAATTGATGCGGGGAAGCCTCCGGTCTGCTTGGCAGAAGGCTGGGACGGTCCATGAGAGGCTTGTGTTTGTGGCATGGTTGAAGTATGAGAAGCAAGGGGAAGAACTTATTGTTGACTTGCTTGCAACTTGCAATAAATGTGCACAAGAGTTTGGACCGATGGATGTTGCTTCTCAGTTTCCGGTTGAGGTGGATGGGGCTTCGCAGGAGACCGTTGTGACGGATGGGGAAAAGAGCCTGAAAAATGTGAACTTTTGGATAGGAGATGAGAAAATAGTTTGCCGTAGGCAGAAAATAGCTTCTCTTTCAGCCCCCTTTCATGCTATGCTTAATGGTTACTTCAATGAATCGCTTTGCGAGGACATAGATTTATCTGAAAATAATATCTCCCCATTGGGGTTGAGGACCATCAGTGTGTTCAGTGTGACGGGCTGCCTGAGTGATGTCCCACCTGATCTTTTGTTAGAAATATTAGTTTTTGCAAACAAGTTTTGTTGTGAGAGACTCAAAGACGCTTGTGATAGGAAACTCGCATCTTCAGTTTGCACCAAAGATGATGCTGTGGAGCTTATGGAATATGCCATTGAAGAGAATTCTCCTGTACTTGCTGCATCATGTTTGCAAGTTTTTCTACACGAACTGCCTGATTGTTTGAATGATGAAAGAGTAGTGGAAATATTTAGCCATGCCGATAGACAGCAGAGGTTGATCATGGCTGGACAGGCCTGTTTTTCTCTTTACTGTTTATTAAGTGAAGTAGCCATGAACCTCGATCCTCGATCTGATAACACTGTTTGTTTCCTAGAACAATTGATTGAATCTGCTGAAACCGACAGGCAGAGACTGTTAGCTTTTCATCAGTTGGGATGTGTAAGGCTTCTAAGGAAAGAGTATGATGAAGCTGAAAGTCTTTTTGAGAGAGCTGTAGGTTTAGGTCATGTTTACTCTATAGCAGGTTTGGCTAGATTGGGTTACATTAAGGGTCATAAACTTTGGTCCTATGAGAAGCTTAGCTCGGTGATTTCTTCTGTTAATCCACTAGGATGGATGTATCAGGAGAGGTCATTATATTGTGAGGGTGATAAGAGGTGGGAAGACCTCGAGAAAGCAACCGAACTGGACCCAACTCTTACCTACCCCTACATGTATCGGGCTGCTTCCCTAACGATGAAACAGAATGTTCAAGCTGCTCTTGGTGAGATCAACCGAGTTCTTGGGTTTAAACTTGCTCTAGAATGCTTGGAACTCCGATTTTGTCTTTATTTGGCTAATGAGGATTACAAAGCAGCCTTGCGCGATGTTCAGGTAATTCTAACACTTTCCCCAGATTACAGAATGTTCGAGGGACGAGTGGCAGCATCCCAGCTCCGTACACTTGTGCATGAGCATGTTGACAACTGGACAACAGCAGATTGTTGGATGCAGCTATATGATAGGTGGTCTTCTGTAGATGATATAGGATCTCTCTCTGTAATCTACCAAATGCTTGAATCCGGTGAGGCGAAAGGTGTTTTATACTTCCGACAATCATTACTTCTCCTCAG GTTAAATTGTCCTGATGCGGCTATGCGAAGTCTAGAATTAGCTTGTCAACATGCGTCTAATGAACATGAACGCCTAGTTTATGAGGGATGGATCCTATATGATACCGGTCACTGTGAGGAAGCGCTTGGAAAAGCGGAAGAGTCTATTAGAACCAAGAGATCATTTGAAGCCTTCTTCCTTAAAGCTTATGCATTGGCCGACTCTAGCATGGATTTTTCATGTTCTTCAACAGTTATCTCATTGCTTGAAAATGCCTTGAAATGCCCCTCGGATAATCTTCGGAAAGGTCAA gcTCTGAACAATCTTGGAAGTGTGTACGTTGATTGTGGAAAATTGGACTTAGCAGCCGATTGCTACATTAATGCCCTTAAAATACGACACACCAGAGCCCATCAAGGCCTTGCACGAGTACATTTTCTCAGAAACAACAAGGCTGCAGCATATGAGGAAATGACTAAACTGATTGAAAAGGCTAAAAACAATGCATCTGCCTACGAAAAGAGGTCCGAGTACTGTGACCGTGACCTCACCAAGGCAGACCTTGAGATGGTCACTCAATTAGATCCACTCCGTGTGTATCCTTACCGATACCGAGCTGCGG TGTTAATGGACAGCTCCAAGGAGAAGGAAGCCATTGCTGAACTATCGAGAGCTATTGCATTCAAAGCAGATCTTCACCTTCTTCACCTACGGGCAGCCTTCCATGAGCATGTCGGTGATGTCTTGGCTGCCCTCCGAGATTGTCGAGCTGCCCTCTCCATAGACCCGAATCATCAAGAAATGTTAGAACTACACAGCCGTGTAAACAGCCATGAACCTTAA
- the LOC107951235 gene encoding protein TIFY 4B isoform X2, with protein sequence MSTGEMVSRSPLYKPLNQLTEDDISQVTREDCRLYLKEKGMRRPSWNKSQAIQQVISLKTLLETTSDSEAVEASKKLHVPFPQNPPRFVSDSTVQPNETTRHKGISVPVNESVPRIRSDPSEFKFSRENSVQTAVSANDSVSPRSASVAKEPSGQMTIFYCGKVNVYDNIPGCKAEAILQFAASPVSFPQETLVDQRTSPLSIPCHVQAAGDKVSQRSPGVILSSMQAVKVAENCRFPRDDCNVSYEDSLGATSRNALLQRYLEKKKDRFKNKRKLATSSSRTLDIYLNQMGDQFSNEQSKQSESYSST encoded by the exons ATGTCAACGGGAGAAATGGTTTCCCGGTCACCTCTATACAAGCCTCTCAACCAGCTCACCGAGGATGACATTTCTCAGGTCACTCGCGAAGATTGCCGCCTTTACCTCAAAGAAAAAG GGATGCGGAGACCTTCGTGGAACAAATCGCAGGCGATTCAGCAGGTCATCTCACTGAAAACTCTTCTAGAAACGACATCGGATTCTGAAGCTGTCGAAGCTTCCAAGAAACTTCACGTTCCCTTCCCGCAAAATCCGCCTCGT TTCGTTTCTGATTCAACCGTTCAACCGAATGAAACGACACGGCATAAAGGGATCTCGGTCCCGGTAAACGAATCCGTTCCTCGCATCCGTTCAGATCCCTCGGAATTCAAATTTTCTCGCGAAAATTCCGTTCAAACCGCCGTCTCTGCTAATGATTCTGTTTCTCCAAG ATCTGCGAGTGTAGCCAAAGAGCCATCAGGACAGATGACAATTTTTTATTGTGGGAAAGTGAATGTCTATGATAATATACCTGGTTGTAAG GCGGAAGCAATCTTGCAGTTTGCTGCAAGCCCAGTCTCATTTCCACAGGAAACTCTAGTTGATCAAAGGACCTCGCCATTGTCCATTCCATGCCATGTACAGGCTGCAGGTGATAAAGTAAGCCAACGTTCACCAGGGGTTATATTGTCATCAATGCAAGCAG TGAAGGTTGCAGAAAACTGTCGATTTCCTCGAGATGACTGCAATGTATCTTATGAAGACAGCCTTG GTGCCACTAGCAGAAACGCATTGTTGCAAAGATATCttgagaaaaagaaagacag GTTTAAGAACAAGAGAAAATTGGCAACATCTTCATCTCGTACCTTAGACATCTACTTGAATCAAATGGGGGATCAGTTCTCAAATGAGCAGTCGAAGCAAAGTGAATCATATTCTTCTACTTAA
- the LOC107951235 gene encoding protein TIFY 4B isoform X1, protein MSTGEMVSRSPLYKPLNQLTEDDISQVTREDCRLYLKEKGMRRPSWNKSQAIQQVISLKTLLETTSDSEAVEASKKLHVPFPQNPPRFVSDSTVQPNETTRHKGISVPVNESVPRIRSDPSEFKFSRENSVQTAVSANDSVSPRSASVAKEPSGQMTIFYCGKVNVYDNIPGCKAEAILQFAASPVSFPQETLVDQRTSPLSIPCHVQAAGDKVSQRSPGVILSSMQAVKVAENCRFPRDDCNVSYEDSLEGATSRNALLQRYLEKKKDRFKNKRKLATSSSRTLDIYLNQMGDQFSNEQSKQSESYSST, encoded by the exons ATGTCAACGGGAGAAATGGTTTCCCGGTCACCTCTATACAAGCCTCTCAACCAGCTCACCGAGGATGACATTTCTCAGGTCACTCGCGAAGATTGCCGCCTTTACCTCAAAGAAAAAG GGATGCGGAGACCTTCGTGGAACAAATCGCAGGCGATTCAGCAGGTCATCTCACTGAAAACTCTTCTAGAAACGACATCGGATTCTGAAGCTGTCGAAGCTTCCAAGAAACTTCACGTTCCCTTCCCGCAAAATCCGCCTCGT TTCGTTTCTGATTCAACCGTTCAACCGAATGAAACGACACGGCATAAAGGGATCTCGGTCCCGGTAAACGAATCCGTTCCTCGCATCCGTTCAGATCCCTCGGAATTCAAATTTTCTCGCGAAAATTCCGTTCAAACCGCCGTCTCTGCTAATGATTCTGTTTCTCCAAG ATCTGCGAGTGTAGCCAAAGAGCCATCAGGACAGATGACAATTTTTTATTGTGGGAAAGTGAATGTCTATGATAATATACCTGGTTGTAAG GCGGAAGCAATCTTGCAGTTTGCTGCAAGCCCAGTCTCATTTCCACAGGAAACTCTAGTTGATCAAAGGACCTCGCCATTGTCCATTCCATGCCATGTACAGGCTGCAGGTGATAAAGTAAGCCAACGTTCACCAGGGGTTATATTGTCATCAATGCAAGCAG TGAAGGTTGCAGAAAACTGTCGATTTCCTCGAGATGACTGCAATGTATCTTATGAAGACAGCCTTG AAGGTGCCACTAGCAGAAACGCATTGTTGCAAAGATATCttgagaaaaagaaagacag GTTTAAGAACAAGAGAAAATTGGCAACATCTTCATCTCGTACCTTAGACATCTACTTGAATCAAATGGGGGATCAGTTCTCAAATGAGCAGTCGAAGCAAAGTGAATCATATTCTTCTACTTAA
- the LOC107951235 gene encoding protein TIFY 4B isoform X5, with protein MSTGEMVSRSPLYKPLNQLTEDDISQVTREDCRLYLKEKGMRRPSWNKSQAIQQVISLKTLLETTSDSEAVEASKKLHVPFPQNPPRFVSDSTVQPNETTRHKGISVPVNESVPRIRSDPSEFKFSRENSVQTAVSANDSVSPRSASVAKEPSGQMTIFYCGKVNVYDNIPGCKAEAILQFAASPVSFPQETLVDQRTSPLSIPCHVQAAGDKVSQRSPGVILSSMQAVKVAENCRFPRDDCNVSYEDSLGATSRNALLQRYLEKKKDR; from the exons ATGTCAACGGGAGAAATGGTTTCCCGGTCACCTCTATACAAGCCTCTCAACCAGCTCACCGAGGATGACATTTCTCAGGTCACTCGCGAAGATTGCCGCCTTTACCTCAAAGAAAAAG GGATGCGGAGACCTTCGTGGAACAAATCGCAGGCGATTCAGCAGGTCATCTCACTGAAAACTCTTCTAGAAACGACATCGGATTCTGAAGCTGTCGAAGCTTCCAAGAAACTTCACGTTCCCTTCCCGCAAAATCCGCCTCGT TTCGTTTCTGATTCAACCGTTCAACCGAATGAAACGACACGGCATAAAGGGATCTCGGTCCCGGTAAACGAATCCGTTCCTCGCATCCGTTCAGATCCCTCGGAATTCAAATTTTCTCGCGAAAATTCCGTTCAAACCGCCGTCTCTGCTAATGATTCTGTTTCTCCAAG ATCTGCGAGTGTAGCCAAAGAGCCATCAGGACAGATGACAATTTTTTATTGTGGGAAAGTGAATGTCTATGATAATATACCTGGTTGTAAG GCGGAAGCAATCTTGCAGTTTGCTGCAAGCCCAGTCTCATTTCCACAGGAAACTCTAGTTGATCAAAGGACCTCGCCATTGTCCATTCCATGCCATGTACAGGCTGCAGGTGATAAAGTAAGCCAACGTTCACCAGGGGTTATATTGTCATCAATGCAAGCAG TGAAGGTTGCAGAAAACTGTCGATTTCCTCGAGATGACTGCAATGTATCTTATGAAGACAGCCTTG GTGCCACTAGCAGAAACGCATTGTTGCAAAGATATCttgagaaaaagaaagacag GTGA
- the LOC107951235 gene encoding protein TIFY 4B isoform X4 has translation MSTGEMVSRSPLYKPLNQLTEDDISQVTREDCRLYLKEKGMRRPSWNKSQAIQQVISLKTLLETTSDSEAVEASKKLHVPFPQNPPRFVSDSTVQPNETTRHKGISVPVNESVPRIRSDPSEFKFSRENSVQTAVSANDSVSPRSASVAKEPSGQMTIFYCGKVNVYDNIPGCKAEAILQFAASPVSFPQETLVDQRTSPLSIPCHVQAAGDKVSQRSPGVILSSMQAVKVAENCRFPRDDCNVSYEDSLEGATSRNALLQRYLEKKKDR, from the exons ATGTCAACGGGAGAAATGGTTTCCCGGTCACCTCTATACAAGCCTCTCAACCAGCTCACCGAGGATGACATTTCTCAGGTCACTCGCGAAGATTGCCGCCTTTACCTCAAAGAAAAAG GGATGCGGAGACCTTCGTGGAACAAATCGCAGGCGATTCAGCAGGTCATCTCACTGAAAACTCTTCTAGAAACGACATCGGATTCTGAAGCTGTCGAAGCTTCCAAGAAACTTCACGTTCCCTTCCCGCAAAATCCGCCTCGT TTCGTTTCTGATTCAACCGTTCAACCGAATGAAACGACACGGCATAAAGGGATCTCGGTCCCGGTAAACGAATCCGTTCCTCGCATCCGTTCAGATCCCTCGGAATTCAAATTTTCTCGCGAAAATTCCGTTCAAACCGCCGTCTCTGCTAATGATTCTGTTTCTCCAAG ATCTGCGAGTGTAGCCAAAGAGCCATCAGGACAGATGACAATTTTTTATTGTGGGAAAGTGAATGTCTATGATAATATACCTGGTTGTAAG GCGGAAGCAATCTTGCAGTTTGCTGCAAGCCCAGTCTCATTTCCACAGGAAACTCTAGTTGATCAAAGGACCTCGCCATTGTCCATTCCATGCCATGTACAGGCTGCAGGTGATAAAGTAAGCCAACGTTCACCAGGGGTTATATTGTCATCAATGCAAGCAG TGAAGGTTGCAGAAAACTGTCGATTTCCTCGAGATGACTGCAATGTATCTTATGAAGACAGCCTTG AAGGTGCCACTAGCAGAAACGCATTGTTGCAAAGATATCttgagaaaaagaaagacag GTGA
- the LOC107951235 gene encoding protein TIFY 4B isoform X3, with translation MSTGEMVSRSPLYKPLNQLTEDDISQVTREDCRLYLKEKGMRRPSWNKSQAIQQVISLKTLLETTSDSEAVEASKKLHVPFPQNPPRFVSDSTVQPNETTRHKGISVPVNESVPRIRSDPSEFKFSRENSVQTAVSANDSVSPRSASVAKEPSGQMTIFYCGKVNVYDNIPGCKAEAILQFAASPVSFPQETLVDQRTSPLSIPCHVQAAGDKVSQRSPGVILSSMQAVKVAENCRFPRDDCNVSYEDSLASRCPSPPSVFSLFHVPFLLAVT, from the exons ATGTCAACGGGAGAAATGGTTTCCCGGTCACCTCTATACAAGCCTCTCAACCAGCTCACCGAGGATGACATTTCTCAGGTCACTCGCGAAGATTGCCGCCTTTACCTCAAAGAAAAAG GGATGCGGAGACCTTCGTGGAACAAATCGCAGGCGATTCAGCAGGTCATCTCACTGAAAACTCTTCTAGAAACGACATCGGATTCTGAAGCTGTCGAAGCTTCCAAGAAACTTCACGTTCCCTTCCCGCAAAATCCGCCTCGT TTCGTTTCTGATTCAACCGTTCAACCGAATGAAACGACACGGCATAAAGGGATCTCGGTCCCGGTAAACGAATCCGTTCCTCGCATCCGTTCAGATCCCTCGGAATTCAAATTTTCTCGCGAAAATTCCGTTCAAACCGCCGTCTCTGCTAATGATTCTGTTTCTCCAAG ATCTGCGAGTGTAGCCAAAGAGCCATCAGGACAGATGACAATTTTTTATTGTGGGAAAGTGAATGTCTATGATAATATACCTGGTTGTAAG GCGGAAGCAATCTTGCAGTTTGCTGCAAGCCCAGTCTCATTTCCACAGGAAACTCTAGTTGATCAAAGGACCTCGCCATTGTCCATTCCATGCCATGTACAGGCTGCAGGTGATAAAGTAAGCCAACGTTCACCAGGGGTTATATTGTCATCAATGCAAGCAG TGAAGGTTGCAGAAAACTGTCGATTTCCTCGAGATGACTGCAATGTATCTTATGAAGACAGCCTTG CCTCCAGGTGTCCCTCCCCCCCATCCGTGTTTTCCTTGTTTCATGTGCCCTTTCTGCTGGCTGTAACCTAG
- the LOC107951235 gene encoding protein TIFY 4B isoform X6 — protein sequence MSTGEMVSRSPLYKPLNQLTEDDISQVTREDCRLYLKEKGMRRPSWNKSQAIQQVISLKTLLETTSDSEAVEASKKLHVPFPQNPPRFVSDSTVQPNETTRHKGISVPVNESVPRIRSDPSEFKFSRENSVQTAVSANDSVSPRSASVAKEPSGQMTIFYCGKVNVYDNIPGCKAEAILQFAASPVSFPQETLVDQRTSPLSIPCHVQAAGDKVSQRSPGVILSSMQAVKVAENCRFPRDDCNVSYEDSLASGSLHWTINCVSFK from the exons ATGTCAACGGGAGAAATGGTTTCCCGGTCACCTCTATACAAGCCTCTCAACCAGCTCACCGAGGATGACATTTCTCAGGTCACTCGCGAAGATTGCCGCCTTTACCTCAAAGAAAAAG GGATGCGGAGACCTTCGTGGAACAAATCGCAGGCGATTCAGCAGGTCATCTCACTGAAAACTCTTCTAGAAACGACATCGGATTCTGAAGCTGTCGAAGCTTCCAAGAAACTTCACGTTCCCTTCCCGCAAAATCCGCCTCGT TTCGTTTCTGATTCAACCGTTCAACCGAATGAAACGACACGGCATAAAGGGATCTCGGTCCCGGTAAACGAATCCGTTCCTCGCATCCGTTCAGATCCCTCGGAATTCAAATTTTCTCGCGAAAATTCCGTTCAAACCGCCGTCTCTGCTAATGATTCTGTTTCTCCAAG ATCTGCGAGTGTAGCCAAAGAGCCATCAGGACAGATGACAATTTTTTATTGTGGGAAAGTGAATGTCTATGATAATATACCTGGTTGTAAG GCGGAAGCAATCTTGCAGTTTGCTGCAAGCCCAGTCTCATTTCCACAGGAAACTCTAGTTGATCAAAGGACCTCGCCATTGTCCATTCCATGCCATGTACAGGCTGCAGGTGATAAAGTAAGCCAACGTTCACCAGGGGTTATATTGTCATCAATGCAAGCAG TGAAGGTTGCAGAAAACTGTCGATTTCCTCGAGATGACTGCAATGTATCTTATGAAGACAGCCTTG CATCAGGCTCTCTGCATTGGACAATAAACTGTGTATCTTTTAAGTAA